From a region of the Salvelinus sp. IW2-2015 unplaced genomic scaffold, ASM291031v2 Un_scaffold7683, whole genome shotgun sequence genome:
- the LOC112079351 gene encoding uncharacterized protein, translating into MLDVPALLLTSLKELTEEQLKTFQSCLTSGQLFGFPPIPESHLENSDRQDTVDHMVESYGPERAVKITWRILRRMKLDDLAEKLQRDYSGVLLLTTLEELTEEQLKTFQSCLTSCWMLGFPLIPEKQLKNSDRQETVDQMVKSYGPERAVKITWRILRRMKLDDLAEQLERDYSGGIPTAPYQSFFQPRPFYGAIHPLLSSSPSFLLSLSSAGSSGHLSSQRPSITYPVPALLLTSLEELTEEQLKTFQSHLTRGQLPDCPPIPERQLENSDRQDTVDQMVKRFEHEGAVRNTLMILRLMNRVDLAEKLERDHTRALLLNFWRS; encoded by the exons ATGTTGGATGTTCCAGCTCTGCTGCTGACCAGTCTGAAGGAGCTCACTGAAGAACAGCTGAAGACATTTCAGTCTTGCCTGACTAGTGGCCAGCTGTTTGGCTTTCCTCCCATCCCAGAGAGCCACCTGGAGAACtctgacagacaggacacagtgGATCATATGGTGGAGAGTTACGGCCCTGAGAGAGCTGTGAAGATCACATGGAGGATCCTTAGGAGGATGAAGCTGGATGATCTGGCAGAGAAGTTACAGAGAGATTACAGTGGAG TTCTACTGCTGACCACTCTGGAGGAGCTCACTGAAGAACAGCTGAAGACATTTCAGTCTTGCCTGACTAGTTGCTGGATGTTAGGCTTTCCTCTCATCCCAGAGAAACAGCTGAAGAACtctgacagacaggagacagtggATCAGATGGTGAAGAGTTACGGCCCTGAGAGAGCTGTGAAGATCACATGGAGGATCCTTAGGAGGATGAAGCTGGATGATCTGGCAGAGCAGTTAGAGAGAGATTACAGTGGAG GTATTCCCACTGCCCCATACCAGTCCTTTTTCCAACCCAGGCCCTTCTACGGCGCAATACACCCCCTTCTCTCCAGCTCCCCCTCCTTCCTGTTGTCATTATCTTCTGCTGGTAGCTCAGGACACCTCAGTTCACAG AGACCCTCAATTACATATCCTGTTCCAGCTCTGCTACTGACCAGTCTGGAGGAGCTCACTGAAGAACAGCTGAAGACATTTCAGTCTCACCTGACTAGGGGCCAGCTGCCTGACTGTCCTCCCATCCCAGAGAGACAGCTGGAGAACtctgacagacaggacacagtgGATCAGATGGTGAAGAGATTCGAACATGAGGGAGCTGTGAGGAACACACTAATGATCCTGAGGTTGATGAATCGAGTAGACCTAGCAGAGAAGTTAGAGAGGGATCACACTAGAG